One window of the Oscillatoria salina IIICB1 genome contains the following:
- a CDS encoding endonuclease MutS2, protein MIQAETLELLEWSRLCQHLSTFAATKLGAVAARHLQPPASQTESLQLLAQTKEVYELETHLLSGLSFEGIEDIGASLSRAELGGMLSGEELLAIATTLSGMRRLRRTIDDREDVPTLTELVATVRTYPELEQEIHRCIDDRAKVSDRASPKLANIRIQIKSYRDKIYQKLNNILQRQSGAVQELTITQRGSRFVIPVKAPQKDAIPGIVHDTSSTGATLYIEPNSIVGLGNQLRQYQRQEQVEEEAILRKLSAQIAEVQADLEQLLAVATILDLATAKARYSLWLEANPPRFIEAKETVTLRQLRHPLLVWQHQHEQGTEPVPINVLVDPKIRVVAITGPNTGGKTVTLKTLGLVALMAKAGLFIPAKEPVELPWFEQILADIGDEQSLEQSLSTFSGHIRRISRIIEAIGGESSEDNSVEENQFAKLNSCLVLLDEVGAGTDPAEGSALAIALLQYLCERVRLTVATTHYGELKALKYQDDRFENASVEFDDKSLQPTYRLLWGIPGRSNALTIARRLGLNSEIVESAQNRVGGFTQDVNEVIAGLEAQRREQENQAKEASQLLKKAETFYQEVSQRANNLQQREKDLKLSQERAVSDAIAAAKEEIAQVIRELQRGTKTAQKAQKATDALNKIAETRIPKQEKPKQKPDYRPQVGERVKIPRLGQTAEILEIPDNDEVTVKFGLMKMTLPIYDLESLDGQKVDKPKAQKAEPVNPKPATTGTKPTIRTSKNTLDVRGSRVANAEIELDRAIAEAAANGESVLWIIHGKGTGRLRQGVQEFLKQHPQVKKFELAPQNEGGAGVTIANLS, encoded by the coding sequence ACATTTGCAGCGACGAAACTGGGTGCTGTGGCGGCGCGTCATTTGCAGCCGCCTGCGTCTCAAACTGAGAGTTTACAGTTATTGGCGCAAACGAAGGAAGTTTATGAGTTGGAAACTCATTTGCTTTCGGGATTGTCTTTTGAGGGAATTGAGGATATTGGTGCGTCGCTGTCAAGAGCAGAATTAGGGGGAATGCTGTCGGGAGAGGAACTTTTGGCGATCGCGACGACTCTTTCTGGGATGAGACGTTTACGACGCACAATCGACGATCGAGAGGATGTCCCCACTTTAACTGAGTTAGTCGCTACGGTGCGAACTTATCCAGAATTAGAACAAGAAATTCATCGCTGTATCGACGATCGCGCTAAAGTTAGCGATCGCGCTAGTCCTAAGTTAGCTAATATCCGCATTCAAATTAAGAGTTACCGAGACAAAATTTATCAAAAGCTGAATAATATTTTGCAGCGACAAAGCGGTGCTGTTCAAGAGTTAACAATTACTCAACGGGGTTCTCGTTTTGTAATTCCCGTAAAAGCGCCGCAAAAGGATGCGATTCCGGGTATTGTTCACGATACTTCGAGTACAGGTGCAACTCTATATATCGAACCAAACAGTATTGTTGGTTTAGGCAATCAACTGCGACAATATCAGCGTCAAGAACAAGTTGAAGAAGAAGCAATTTTGCGGAAATTAAGCGCCCAAATTGCTGAAGTTCAAGCTGATTTAGAACAGTTACTCGCAGTTGCGACAATTCTCGATTTAGCAACCGCCAAGGCTCGTTATAGTTTATGGTTAGAAGCGAATCCGCCTCGCTTTATTGAAGCTAAGGAAACGGTAACTTTGCGTCAGTTACGCCATCCTTTATTAGTTTGGCAACATCAACACGAACAAGGGACGGAACCTGTACCAATTAATGTTTTAGTTGACCCAAAAATTCGGGTTGTCGCGATTACTGGACCGAATACAGGCGGAAAAACGGTAACGTTGAAAACTCTCGGTTTGGTAGCTTTAATGGCGAAAGCGGGTTTATTTATTCCGGCGAAAGAACCTGTAGAATTACCTTGGTTTGAACAAATTTTAGCTGATATTGGTGACGAACAATCTTTAGAACAAAGTTTGTCTACTTTTTCTGGTCATATTCGTCGTATTAGTCGAATTATTGAAGCAATTGGGGGAGAATCTTCTGAAGATAATTCGGTTGAGGAAAATCAATTTGCCAAGCTTAATTCTTGCTTAGTATTATTAGATGAAGTAGGGGCAGGAACCGATCCCGCCGAAGGAAGTGCTTTAGCGATCGCGCTTTTACAATATCTCTGTGAAAGGGTACGTTTAACTGTCGCTACAACTCACTATGGTGAATTAAAAGCACTGAAATATCAAGACGATCGCTTTGAAAATGCTTCGGTAGAATTTGATGACAAATCTCTTCAACCAACTTATCGTTTATTATGGGGTATTCCCGGTCGCTCAAATGCTTTAACAATTGCTCGTCGTTTGGGGTTAAATTCAGAAATTGTCGAATCAGCCCAAAATCGTGTGGGTGGTTTTACCCAAGATGTTAATGAAGTTATTGCTGGTTTAGAAGCGCAACGAAGAGAACAAGAAAATCAGGCAAAAGAAGCTAGTCAATTGCTGAAAAAAGCCGAAACTTTTTATCAAGAAGTATCCCAAAGAGCAAATAATTTACAACAACGAGAAAAAGACTTAAAATTATCACAAGAAAGAGCAGTTAGCGACGCGATCGCCGCAGCGAAAGAAGAAATTGCTCAAGTAATTCGCGAGTTACAACGAGGGACAAAAACTGCTCAAAAAGCCCAAAAAGCAACCGATGCACTGAATAAAATTGCCGAAACTCGCATACCCAAGCAAGAGAAACCCAAGCAAAAACCCGATTATCGTCCTCAAGTTGGGGAAAGAGTGAAAATCCCGCGATTAGGTCAAACTGCGGAAATCCTCGAAATTCCCGATAACGACGAAGTAACTGTCAAATTCGGCTTAATGAAAATGACCCTCCCAATTTACGACCTCGAATCTCTCGACGGTCAAAAAGTAGACAAACCAAAAGCACAAAAAGCCGAACCTGTCAACCCCAAACCTGCCACAACGGGAACCAAACCCACAATCAGGACATCAAAAAACACCCTAGACGTGCGGGGAAGCCGAGTAGCCAACGCCGAGATTGAGTTAGATCGCGCGATCGCTGAAGCCGCAGCCAACGGTGAAAGCGTCCTCTGGATAATTCATGGTAAAGGAACTGGACGATTGCGCCAAGGAGTGCAAGAATTCTTAAAACAGCATCCTCAAGTGAAAAAATTCGAGCTAGCACCGCAAAATGAAGGAGGAGCAGGAGTGACAATCGCGAATTTGAGCTAG
- a CDS encoding DUF3038 domain-containing protein: MRSTANVPTSSPQLDDLPLANEPEAGQLENIKTHLDLILLALEALTGIGSEAMLQAADELNLKSIVADRVGLWRLRQSNPRRRSSGGRKKLDVEEARSLVLIICHLAKQHQELIRRAVSLLEQMVEQNKEPHRAALLGDYLDGFSNTYEERMEDTEELSPEDLNDLAFKLLIDLLFYSAVNGHRRLWLALLDHSR; this comes from the coding sequence ATGCGTTCGACCGCTAATGTACCGACCTCATCTCCCCAGTTAGACGATCTGCCTTTGGCTAACGAACCAGAAGCAGGACAACTGGAAAATATCAAAACCCACCTAGACTTGATATTATTGGCTTTAGAAGCTTTGACAGGCATCGGTTCCGAAGCAATGCTACAAGCAGCAGACGAACTCAACCTCAAGTCAATTGTCGCCGACCGTGTGGGCTTATGGCGCTTGCGTCAGTCCAACCCCCGACGGAGAAGTTCAGGAGGAAGGAAAAAACTCGATGTCGAAGAAGCGCGATCGCTAGTTTTGATTATCTGCCATCTCGCCAAACAGCACCAAGAATTAATTCGTCGTGCGGTTAGTTTACTCGAACAAATGGTAGAACAAAACAAAGAACCCCATCGCGCTGCTTTACTAGGAGATTATCTCGATGGCTTTAGCAACACCTATGAAGAACGCATGGAAGACACCGAAGAGCTTTCACCAGAGGATCTTAACGATCTAGCATTTAAACTGCTGATCGACTTGCTGTTTTATAGTGCAGTTAACGGTCATCGCCGTCTTTGGTTAGCACTCCTCGACCACTCACGTTAA